In Haloplanus rubicundus, one DNA window encodes the following:
- a CDS encoding chemotaxis protein CheW yields MSETTARSRTVQLLEFELGDESYAVDIAHVAEIVDVNDLTVVPNSAPHVEGVMDLRGKTTTIVDPKAVFGIDGDGARKRIVVFDRERTADGKSVGWIVDEVEQVVEVDRDDVESSPVDDGDDAVRGVIKREDDFVIWVRPTVLDA; encoded by the coding sequence ATGAGTGAGACGACGGCCCGCAGTCGGACCGTCCAGTTACTCGAGTTCGAACTGGGCGACGAGTCGTACGCGGTCGACATCGCACACGTCGCCGAAATCGTCGACGTGAACGACCTCACGGTCGTTCCCAACTCGGCACCACACGTCGAGGGCGTGATGGATCTGCGGGGCAAGACGACGACCATCGTCGACCCGAAGGCCGTCTTCGGCATCGACGGCGACGGCGCGCGAAAGCGGATCGTGGTGTTCGACCGCGAGCGAACCGCCGACGGCAAGTCGGTCGGCTGGATCGTCGACGAGGTAGAGCAAGTCGTCGAGGTCGACCGGGACGACGTCGAGTCGTCGCCGGTCGACGACGGCGACGACGCGGTCCGTGGCGTCATCAAGCGCGAGGACGACTTCGTCATCTGGGTTCGCCCGACGGTCCTCGATGCGTAG
- a CDS encoding HalX domain-containing protein produces MTTTLSDATVLIVDDEQSLADLYAYWIDEFAEAHTAYDGTEAIEKLDDGIDVMLLDRRMPGLSGDEVVEAVEERGLDVRIVMVTAVDPGFDIVDMGIDDYLIKPVDQPELVDTVERMVVRSSYDDQLQEKFQLVEKKVTLEAAKTPHELEESEEYAELTRRLEAVERELDSAVEEFDDTDFSVAFRELPDGGPIDSTEG; encoded by the coding sequence ATGACGACCACGCTCTCGGACGCGACAGTGCTCATCGTCGACGACGAGCAGTCGCTGGCGGACCTGTACGCCTACTGGATCGACGAGTTCGCCGAGGCCCACACGGCGTACGACGGGACCGAGGCGATCGAGAAACTCGACGACGGGATCGACGTGATGCTCCTCGACAGGCGGATGCCCGGCCTCTCCGGCGACGAAGTCGTCGAGGCCGTCGAGGAGCGCGGGCTCGACGTGCGCATCGTCATGGTGACGGCCGTCGACCCCGGATTCGACATCGTCGATATGGGCATCGACGACTACCTGATCAAACCGGTCGATCAGCCCGAACTCGTCGACACCGTCGAACGCATGGTCGTCCGGAGCTCGTACGACGATCAGCTGCAGGAGAAGTTCCAGCTCGTCGAAAAGAAGGTGACCCTCGAGGCGGCGAAGACACCCCACGAACTGGAAGAGAGCGAGGAGTACGCCGAACTGACCCGGCGACTGGAGGCCGTCGAGCGCGAACTCGACTCCGCCGTCGAGGAGTTCGACGACACCGACTTCTCGGTCGCCTTCCGGGAACTGCCGGACGGCGGTCCGATCGATTCGACCGAAGGGTAG
- a CDS encoding universal stress protein, translating to MAKRLLVPVDGSDPADAALEFALEEYPDADITVLSVIDPTDVGYGSIEAAPSTFEHLQESAEERTQKVLDEAESRAADHDMTVTAETVIGMPSRAIVEWAENNDIDGIVIGSHGRQGVTRVLLGSVAESVVRRSPVPVTVVR from the coding sequence ATGGCAAAACGACTGCTCGTCCCGGTAGACGGATCGGACCCCGCAGACGCCGCCCTCGAGTTCGCCCTCGAGGAGTATCCCGACGCCGACATCACGGTGCTCTCGGTCATCGACCCGACGGACGTGGGCTACGGCTCCATCGAGGCGGCCCCGAGTACGTTCGAACACCTCCAGGAGAGCGCCGAGGAGCGGACCCAGAAGGTCCTCGACGAGGCCGAATCCCGGGCCGCCGATCACGACATGACGGTGACGGCGGAGACGGTGATCGGAATGCCCTCCCGGGCTATCGTCGAGTGGGCGGAGAACAACGACATCGACGGCATCGTCATCGGGAGCCACGGCCGACAGGGGGTCACGCGCGTCCTCCTCGGGAGCGTGGCGGAGTCGGTCGTCCGGCGGTCCCCGGTACCGGTGACGGTCGTCAGATAA
- a CDS encoding halocyanin domain-containing protein, producing the protein MGSDRSVSRRGFLTTVAGTAATAAAAGTATAQASFDGWMSDVGNYSEVADATGQDEVNITVGASGNGGNFAFGPPAVQVDPGTTIVWEWNGEGGQHNVVAEEGGEFESELTAEAGFTFEQTFESEGVIKYFCQPHRALGMKGVLVVGAMPDSGGGGGGGGGGGGGGGGASAPAVPDSAKSLAVGLTTMLVSVLGLAYFFIRYGGDYGEEFEGA; encoded by the coding sequence ATGGGAAGCGATCGTTCCGTCTCGCGACGTGGATTTCTGACGACCGTCGCGGGCACCGCGGCGACTGCGGCCGCCGCCGGCACCGCCACGGCGCAGGCGTCGTTCGACGGGTGGATGAGCGACGTCGGTAACTACAGCGAAGTCGCCGACGCGACCGGACAGGACGAGGTGAACATCACCGTCGGTGCGTCGGGCAACGGCGGGAACTTCGCGTTCGGCCCGCCCGCCGTCCAGGTCGACCCCGGAACGACGATCGTCTGGGAGTGGAACGGCGAGGGCGGCCAGCACAACGTCGTCGCCGAGGAGGGCGGCGAGTTCGAGAGCGAACTCACCGCCGAAGCCGGCTTCACCTTCGAACAGACTTTCGAGTCCGAAGGCGTGATCAAGTACTTCTGTCAGCCCCACCGCGCGCTCGGCATGAAGGGCGTCCTCGTCGTCGGCGCGATGCCCGACTCCGGCGGCGGCGGTGGCGGCGGTGGCGGCGGTGGTGGCGGTGGCGGTGGCGCCAGTGCCCCGGCCGTCCCGGACAGCGCCAAGTCACTCGCCGTCGGCCTGACGACCATGCTGGTGTCGGTGCTCGGTCTAGCCTACTTCTTCATCCGCTACGGCGGCGACTACGGCGAAGAGTTCGAAGGCGCCTGA
- a CDS encoding thiamine-phosphate synthase family protein, whose protein sequence is MTVQLPSEIVVDKFLPTVRSMLAAELSDRGFAQREIASRLGVSQAAVSQYLAGERRGEERFLDHPRTQATVERIAEGFDAGTMDDYEALAELLELVRAFEDRGPICAIHEEEMPALAGLGCDLCVRGRDTAVQAEREVLSNVRRAVRQFANATGVLAHVPNVGTNVAMALPDAADETDVAAVPGRIHAMRGRVNVPANPEFGASHHVATTVLAATSADPTVRGAVNLATSDELLAAVPDELDPVAFDAGYENRRRRLDDLFSDGVPGVLYHEGAFGVEPITYVLGTGAVDAVERALRIVDRTGGRDRAPSEP, encoded by the coding sequence GTGACGGTGCAGTTGCCGAGCGAAATCGTCGTCGACAAATTTCTGCCGACGGTTCGGTCGATGCTCGCGGCGGAGCTGTCGGATCGGGGGTTCGCCCAGCGCGAAATCGCCAGCCGTCTCGGCGTCTCACAGGCGGCGGTGAGCCAGTATCTCGCGGGCGAGCGCCGTGGCGAGGAGCGGTTCCTCGATCATCCACGGACGCAGGCGACGGTCGAGCGCATCGCCGAGGGGTTCGACGCCGGCACGATGGACGACTACGAGGCGCTGGCCGAACTGCTGGAACTCGTCCGTGCGTTCGAGGATCGAGGGCCGATCTGTGCGATCCACGAGGAGGAGATGCCGGCGCTCGCGGGGCTGGGGTGTGATCTCTGCGTGCGCGGGCGCGACACCGCGGTACAGGCCGAACGCGAGGTGCTGTCGAACGTCCGGCGGGCCGTCCGACAGTTTGCGAACGCGACGGGCGTGCTCGCACACGTCCCGAACGTCGGGACGAACGTGGCGATGGCGCTACCCGACGCCGCCGACGAGACGGACGTGGCCGCCGTCCCGGGCCGCATCCACGCGATGCGGGGGCGGGTCAACGTGCCCGCGAACCCCGAGTTCGGGGCGTCACACCACGTGGCCACGACGGTGCTGGCCGCGACGAGCGCCGATCCGACCGTCCGTGGGGCGGTCAACCTCGCGACCAGCGACGAACTGCTGGCGGCCGTCCCGGACGAACTGGACCCCGTCGCGTTCGACGCCGGGTACGAGAACCGGCGCCGCCGCCTCGACGACCTGTTCTCCGACGGCGTCCCCGGCGTCCTCTATCACGAGGGGGCGTTCGGCGTCGAGCCGATTACCTACGTCCTCGGAACGGGGGCGGTCGACGCCGTCGAGCGAGCGCTGCGGATCGTCGACCGGACCGGCGGCCGTGACCGAGCGCCGAGTGAACCGTAA
- a CDS encoding cupin domain-containing protein: protein MQPVPFDEAETYEPDEGWRRVSLAGSDRFTFEWFEKPPGHSSPMHDHENEQVCLVLQGEMTVYTEDDEVTLGPYDSVHLEAWESHRVENTGDERAVGLDVFAPGRSFDFWTDRE, encoded by the coding sequence ATGCAACCCGTCCCCTTCGACGAGGCCGAGACGTACGAACCCGACGAGGGCTGGCGCCGGGTGTCGCTGGCCGGTAGCGACCGATTCACCTTCGAGTGGTTCGAGAAACCGCCGGGTCACTCCTCGCCGATGCACGATCACGAGAACGAACAGGTCTGTCTCGTCCTCCAGGGCGAGATGACCGTCTACACCGAGGACGACGAGGTGACCCTCGGCCCGTACGACTCCGTCCATCTGGAGGCCTGGGAGTCCCACCGGGTCGAGAACACGGGCGACGAACGCGCCGTCGGCCTCGACGTGTTTGCGCCGGGGCGCTCCTTCGACTTCTGGACCGACCGGGAGTAG
- a CDS encoding NAD(P)-dependent oxidoreductase, whose amino-acid sequence MKALVDQDVQPFAVLETRVDDRLDLTVGVEASEAALVDALDGVDVLFTTSRLPITDDVLAAAESLQVVGKIGTGIDNVDLDAAADLGIGVTYTPGLNAAAVAEYTLGLAIAVSRDIVHNDRLLEAGGWRDETDLNTTVNGRTVGIVGFGDAGSRVAAFFAGLNMEVLAYDPYVFEEDTDVTGAELTDLDDLLSRSDIVTVNAELTDETRDLIDADAFARMQDSAILINTARGPIVSESALIDALERGEIAGAGLDVFETEPLPADSPLHDFDNVVATPHVAATTTETRVDIVRTLVDNVFGMLDGSGAPERYTATPAER is encoded by the coding sequence ATGAAGGCACTCGTCGATCAGGACGTCCAGCCGTTTGCGGTGCTCGAAACGAGGGTGGACGACCGCCTCGACCTGACCGTCGGCGTCGAGGCCAGTGAAGCCGCCCTCGTCGACGCCCTCGACGGGGTGGACGTGCTCTTCACCACCTCTCGCCTCCCGATCACGGACGACGTGCTCGCGGCGGCCGAGAGCCTGCAGGTGGTCGGCAAGATCGGGACCGGCATCGACAACGTGGACCTCGACGCGGCGGCGGACCTGGGCATCGGCGTCACCTACACGCCGGGGTTGAACGCCGCCGCCGTCGCGGAGTACACCCTCGGCCTCGCCATCGCCGTCTCCCGGGACATCGTCCACAACGACCGCCTGCTGGAAGCCGGTGGCTGGCGCGACGAGACCGACCTCAACACGACGGTCAACGGCCGGACCGTCGGCATCGTCGGCTTCGGCGACGCCGGCAGTCGCGTCGCCGCCTTCTTTGCCGGCCTCAATATGGAGGTCCTCGCGTACGACCCCTACGTCTTCGAGGAGGACACCGACGTGACGGGTGCGGAACTCACCGATCTCGACGACCTGCTCTCGCGGAGCGACATCGTCACCGTCAACGCCGAGTTGACCGACGAGACGCGGGATCTGATCGACGCCGACGCGTTCGCCCGGATGCAGGACTCGGCCATCCTGATCAACACGGCGCGGGGGCCTATCGTCTCGGAGTCGGCCCTGATCGACGCGCTGGAGCGAGGCGAAATAGCCGGCGCCGGCCTCGACGTGTTCGAAACCGAACCCCTCCCGGCCGACTCGCCGCTCCACGACTTCGACAACGTGGTCGCGACGCCACACGTCGCCGCGACGACGACCGAGACGCGCGTCGACATCGTCCGGACGCTCGTCGACAACGTGTTCGGCATGCTCGATGGCTCGGGGGCCCCCGAGCGCTACACGGCGACGCCGGCCGAGCGATAG
- a CDS encoding aminopeptidase: protein MDSVQEMGGASIVVDTCAGIEAGEDVLVVSDWEVADVAERVAAAANERGANVTMTLMDPREYDGNEPEPSVAAAMLEAEVIITPVHRSITHSSAAAAAREAGARLISMVKFTPEQLKTGGLYADYEGMRPHCEEMARKFGEADEARITSPQGTDVTVGLEGRDGNAHPGIAHEPGEFTALVHIEANISPVEGTTEGTVVFDGAIPNLDIGVLEEPVRMEIEDGAVTSVEGGREAQRIADVWAEHDDPAVYNIAQLAVGMNPECPEFNGWFSNDHGRYGNVHFGIGTSSNLGGTTRAPVHFDAMIAEPTLELDGEVVLEDGEFTFF, encoded by the coding sequence ATGGACTCGGTTCAGGAGATGGGTGGCGCGAGCATCGTCGTCGACACCTGCGCGGGCATCGAGGCCGGGGAAGACGTCCTCGTCGTCTCGGACTGGGAGGTAGCCGACGTGGCCGAACGCGTCGCCGCAGCCGCCAACGAACGGGGCGCGAACGTGACGATGACGTTGATGGACCCCCGCGAGTACGACGGCAACGAGCCGGAGCCGTCCGTCGCGGCCGCGATGCTCGAAGCCGAGGTGATCATCACGCCCGTCCACCGCTCGATCACTCACTCGAGCGCCGCGGCGGCGGCCAGAGAGGCCGGCGCACGCCTCATCAGTATGGTGAAGTTCACCCCCGAACAGCTCAAAACCGGCGGCCTCTACGCCGACTACGAGGGGATGCGCCCCCACTGCGAGGAGATGGCCCGGAAGTTCGGCGAGGCCGACGAGGCCCGCATCACGTCGCCACAGGGGACCGACGTGACCGTCGGCCTGGAGGGTCGGGACGGGAACGCCCACCCCGGCATCGCCCACGAACCCGGCGAGTTCACCGCGCTGGTCCACATCGAGGCCAACATCTCGCCCGTCGAGGGAACGACCGAGGGAACGGTCGTCTTCGACGGCGCCATCCCCAACCTCGACATCGGCGTGCTGGAGGAGCCGGTCCGGATGGAAATCGAAGACGGCGCCGTGACGTCCGTCGAAGGCGGCCGTGAGGCCCAGCGCATCGCGGACGTGTGGGCCGAACACGACGACCCGGCCGTCTACAACATCGCCCAACTCGCGGTCGGCATGAACCCCGAGTGTCCCGAGTTCAACGGCTGGTTCTCCAACGACCACGGCCGGTACGGCAACGTCCACTTCGGCATCGGGACGAGCAGCAACCTCGGGGGCACCACCCGCGCACCCGTGCACTTCGACGCCATGATCGCCGAGCCCACGCTCGAACTCGACGGCGAGGTGGTCCTCGAAGACGGCGAGTTCACCTTCTTCTGA
- a CDS encoding tyrosine-type recombinase/integrase, whose product MTYHGKTDRTRAAYERVLRTFESFLADERGATPATAEHRDCMAWVHQLRGTVAESTVATYAAYLHRFYAYMTQVGAFDSNPMTLVAEEMDERINTDPTRREIAVPEMRDFLADVAHPLDRALLVTMLKTGIRVGELCNLDLRDLSVPITRETLDVPIRPQLDGRGDALFVAADRAVGDEIDGERRTAANKRKRATVIPVDDELRIVLRRWLAIRPDTATRAEPLFVSTRDDWGARVTPHVVHHMVESHARERGWHRDGGGAEENVTPHYFRHFFTTHLRDRTGDRGIVKYLRGDVASDIIDTYTHDWGDRVRRTYEDNIYQLT is encoded by the coding sequence ATGACCTACCACGGGAAGACGGACCGCACGCGCGCGGCCTACGAGCGCGTCCTCCGGACGTTCGAGTCCTTCCTCGCCGACGAGCGAGGGGCGACCCCGGCGACGGCCGAGCACCGGGACTGTATGGCGTGGGTCCACCAGCTGCGCGGCACCGTCGCCGAGAGCACCGTCGCCACCTACGCCGCCTACCTCCACCGCTTCTACGCGTACATGACGCAGGTCGGGGCGTTCGATTCGAACCCCATGACGCTCGTCGCCGAGGAGATGGACGAGCGCATCAACACCGATCCGACGCGGCGGGAAATCGCCGTCCCGGAGATGCGCGACTTCCTCGCCGACGTCGCCCATCCGCTCGACCGCGCGCTCCTCGTGACGATGCTCAAGACGGGCATCCGGGTGGGCGAGCTCTGCAATCTCGACCTGCGTGATCTCTCGGTGCCAATCACCCGCGAGACGCTGGACGTACCGATCCGTCCGCAGCTCGACGGCCGCGGGGACGCCCTGTTCGTCGCCGCCGACCGCGCCGTCGGCGACGAAATCGACGGCGAGCGACGGACGGCGGCCAACAAACGCAAGCGCGCGACGGTGATCCCCGTCGACGACGAACTGCGGATCGTCCTGCGGCGCTGGCTCGCCATCAGACCCGACACCGCCACCCGGGCGGAACCACTGTTCGTGAGCACCCGCGACGACTGGGGAGCGCGTGTCACGCCACACGTCGTCCACCACATGGTCGAATCGCACGCGCGCGAGCGCGGGTGGCACCGCGACGGCGGCGGCGCCGAGGAGAACGTCACGCCCCACTACTTCCGGCACTTCTTCACGACCCACCTCCGGGACCGCACGGGCGACCGGGGCATCGTCAAGTACCTCCGCGGCGACGTGGCCAGCGACATCATCGACACTTACACCCACGACTGGGGTGATCGGGTGCGCCGGACGTACGAGGACAACATATACCAACTCACCTGA
- a CDS encoding DUF5805 domain-containing protein translates to MADDSVPVKTYVPPYQKERWREHADRLGMSQSEFVRTMVQAGRRDFEVPDRPSSEEPAEDTSSGLEPRVKDALSGDDHRSWDALLESVTDGVEDRLEEALESLQERNVVQYSGREGGYRLVEES, encoded by the coding sequence ATGGCAGACGACTCCGTTCCGGTGAAGACGTACGTGCCGCCCTACCAGAAGGAGCGCTGGCGCGAACACGCCGACCGACTCGGCATGAGTCAAAGCGAGTTCGTGCGGACGATGGTGCAGGCCGGCCGCCGCGACTTCGAGGTGCCCGATCGGCCGTCGTCCGAGGAACCCGCCGAAGACACGTCTTCGGGGCTCGAACCCCGGGTGAAAGACGCCCTCAGCGGGGATGACCACCGTTCGTGGGACGCCCTCCTCGAATCCGTGACCGACGGGGTCGAGGACCGGCTGGAGGAGGCGCTGGAGTCGCTCCAGGAACGGAACGTCGTCCAGTACAGCGGTCGTGAGGGCGGCTACCGGCTCGTGGAGGAGTCGTGA
- a CDS encoding SOS response-associated peptidase, producing MCGRYTLFTSAEELAERFGTQSPNVEPRYNCAPGQELPVVTGADPKQFTHQQWGLVPEWADDDANPPINARSETITEKPTFAEAVEHRRCLVPADGFYEWVSRDEGKRPYRVAFEDDRPFAMAGIWSRWEPPTRQTGLGEFGSAGASSESEPIHTFAIVTTEPNDLVSDLHHRMAVILDPSEESTWLHGSVEAALDCCDPYPTDDLTAYPVSTQVNDPRNDDPSLVERADGAA from the coding sequence ATGTGTGGCCGGTACACGCTCTTCACGTCGGCCGAGGAACTGGCCGAGCGGTTCGGGACGCAGTCGCCGAACGTCGAACCGCGGTACAACTGCGCGCCGGGGCAAGAGCTCCCGGTGGTGACCGGGGCGGACCCAAAGCAGTTCACTCACCAGCAGTGGGGACTGGTCCCGGAGTGGGCCGACGACGACGCGAACCCCCCGATCAACGCCCGTTCGGAGACCATCACGGAGAAGCCGACGTTCGCCGAGGCGGTCGAACACCGGCGCTGTCTCGTCCCCGCGGACGGCTTCTACGAGTGGGTGAGCCGTGACGAGGGAAAGCGACCCTACCGCGTCGCCTTCGAGGACGACCGCCCGTTCGCGATGGCGGGTATCTGGTCGCGGTGGGAGCCACCGACGCGACAGACGGGGCTCGGCGAGTTCGGGAGTGCGGGGGCGTCGAGCGAGAGCGAGCCGATCCACACCTTCGCCATCGTGACCACGGAGCCGAACGACCTGGTGAGCGACCTCCACCACCGGATGGCCGTCATCCTCGACCCGAGCGAGGAGTCGACGTGGCTCCACGGGTCGGTCGAAGCGGCCCTCGACTGCTGTGATCCCTACCCTACCGACGACCTGACCGCCTACCCCGTCTCGACGCAGGTGAACGATCCGCGGAACGACGACCCGTCACTGGTCGAGCGGGCAGACGGGGCGGCGTGA
- a CDS encoding MarR family transcriptional regulator, with the protein MSIDRDTFENASEGELADLSVPDQVLGFLAANADHAFKAREIASRIDVDEGAVSTALSRLKSRDLVEHKATYWAVIDDDERLEGYRGYERATALFNDQLGTEDAAAWREHAPEESHPSVEDER; encoded by the coding sequence ATGTCCATCGATCGAGACACCTTCGAGAACGCGAGTGAGGGCGAACTCGCGGACCTTTCGGTCCCGGATCAGGTGCTCGGCTTCCTCGCAGCCAATGCAGATCACGCGTTCAAAGCCCGTGAAATCGCGTCGCGAATCGACGTCGACGAGGGAGCAGTCAGCACCGCTCTTTCGCGGTTGAAGAGTCGCGACCTAGTCGAACACAAGGCGACGTACTGGGCGGTGATCGACGACGACGAGCGACTCGAAGGATACCGCGGCTACGAGCGAGCAACCGCACTGTTCAACGACCAACTCGGGACGGAAGACGCGGCGGCGTGGCGCGAGCACGCACCCGAAGAATCACACCCGAGCGTCGAGGACGAACGGTGA
- a CDS encoding type II toxin-antitoxin system PemK/MazF family toxin, whose translation MTDEETPIFERGDVVYGADPFKGDENARPWLVLSNHDGRPFHGEQYIALTLTSKSWMDGLIEIPETSWVRGGTPDDSRIVPWAVQSIDYEDIDFWQGRLDSALVDGAVASLVDELQ comes from the coding sequence GTGACCGACGAAGAGACACCGATCTTCGAGCGTGGGGATGTCGTCTACGGTGCTGATCCGTTCAAAGGTGACGAGAACGCTCGGCCCTGGCTCGTTCTCTCGAACCACGACGGCCGTCCGTTCCACGGCGAGCAGTATATCGCGCTGACGCTGACGTCGAAATCGTGGATGGATGGCCTGATCGAGATTCCGGAGACGAGTTGGGTTCGTGGTGGGACACCGGATGACAGTCGGATCGTTCCATGGGCCGTCCAGTCGATCGACTACGAGGACATCGACTTCTGGCAGGGTCGTCTCGACAGTGCCCTCGTCGACGGCGCGGTTGCGTCCCTCGTCGACGAACTCCAGTAG